A stretch of DNA from Acomys russatus chromosome 4, mAcoRus1.1, whole genome shotgun sequence:
ctggtccttttcttcttttttctttcttgggggGTGGCGGGACAGGTATCACAAAAGTTTATTTAGCAAAAAGTTTCATATGAAAATGTACATGACCCATAGCCGGGTGTGATGACACATGTCttcaagaggcaggaggatcactgtgagttcgaggccagcctggtctacaaaacgagcctagaactgccaagataacacagaaaccctgtctcaaaaaactaaaagaaaaaaaaaaaaaaaaaaaaaaaagaaaggaaggaaggaaggaagaattctATGTCATAATGAAGCAGGCTCTTCGGGGAGGGACGTGGGCGCCTTTGCTGAACATTGTTTAGAGTCTTTCCAAGGCTTCTAACATGATGCTGCTGTTTCCTCGGGTGACCGCCATTTCGATGTTGCTCTGTTGCCCACTAGTTGCCATTTCCACACACTCATCAATCACAAGATTCCTGAAGGGATCAAAGCCCCGCAGTATTCCTTGTCCATGTCTGCCACCATTCAATGATAACTTCTTGTCCATAAATGTCTTCAGGTTGGGAGGGTGGGCCTTGCTCGTGGCGACTCCTCAGCGGGCTCAGCACGATGGCAAAGGGGTGAGCCCACCTGGTCCTTCTTGACAGACATTGCCATTCGCCTTCCGATGATGCCGGCAGGTACTCCACTCCGCCTGACAGTCCTCCAACTCTTTCTTTCAGCTGGACCACCTGAATAGATGCGATGCTCTCAAATGCCCCCAGGGACCATCTGTTGTAACTGACCCagcttctctccccctcccccaggccatcTTCGTTTTCTAGGTGCATTGCTTAGCCtctccacacacccccacccccagcccatcgCTACTTCTAACCTCACCACCACCTCTGCTGTCTgccactctcttctctcctacGGCTTCATTTTTGCTCTCCTCATCCTCTGCTTCTTTCCCTGCCATCCATTCCTCAGCCCTGAGTCCCTGCGGCTGAAATCCCGCGCTGTGGCCAGCACACCGGTCACACCATTCTGTCTACGATCTCTACATCTTTGGTTCAGCCCAGCTATTTTGGTCTGCGGTACGCAATTCTTCTCACTTTGCTCTGGGTTTTACACCTCTTCTTGGCACTTGGAAGGTGTCAGACATCTTGGAGTTAGTTAACAGCTGTCAGGGTTAGCATTCTGACATGGCTGGTGATTGATTAATGGGTCAAGGTGTAAAAAGATGGAAGGTAAGGTGTCCTATTTAAAACTGAAGGAGGCTTGCTTCTTTTGGTGggccttatcttttttttttttttttttttttttagataggacAATGAAACCCATTGCCTCATCGGAGCAGGGAAAGCTGAGGCACGATTGATACACTTCAGAAAATAGTTTTCTACCTTTACTAGATACCAGGCTTTATGCTGGGCATCTTCACGTTCATTACTTATTAAGTCTTCTCAAGGCAAGATCCTTTTCTTGGTACTCAGACATTGCCCCCAAGCCAACTGTTCACTCATTTACTCATTCACGAACTTGGTGACTATTGAATCAGACACTGTGCTACATGCTGCAgccggtttttgtttgtttgtttgttttaatgatagCCTCTATTCCCCCCAGGAACTCAGTGTAGTTGGAGAAGCCAGATGCAGTCCAGGAATGGACGTGATGTGTTGTAGTAATTGCTTTTAGCTGTGTTCACAGATTACCTCAGGAATAAAGAGGGCCACCCAGCTCTACGAGGGCTTTCTAAGGAAAGCTTACTGACAGTGGGGTCACTTGAGAAAGGCCCGGAAGGATGAGTGGGTGTTTGCTACCACGTATCAAGAGAACGGGGTTTGTAGCGaccaggaagagcctggaactgtGAAAGGGCGGAGTGTTTGGGAGTTGGCGTGTCTTAGATCAAGGGCTTCTTCCTAGGGGAGTCAGAGGACCAAGAGAGCGGCAGTTGGGTAAGGGAGGATCCAGGCGTTCACTAGGCTCTGATCAGTGTTCCTCAGTGCTTTGATACAGGGCTTAACCTGGGGCTAAACGTTAGAgcaggtgagtgggtgtgtgacTCGCCATTCCCACCTGTCAGGACTTGAGGTCTGTGACTGGTCTTGGTCCCAAAGGCCAAGTCCCAAGAGACCTTCTGCAGTATGACCACTCTGAGACTAGATCACGGAATGTTCCCCACCTCCTCCATTTCCTGCCTTCCAACCTCATCGCCTACCCTCACCCAAAGGTCTAGTCATCTATACGTATTTCTCAGAATGTGCCACTCATACCCACTAGACAGTTCAAATCTCATTTCTGCCTGGATGTCTTCCATGACCTCTTCGCCTTTCCCATCATCCCTCCACCCACTGTGAACAAGACACCGCCCCGCCCCCCttaccccctgccccacccccacccccccaccccccgcctccaCGTAGAATGCTCTCTACTCCTGTAGTACTGTATTTCATCACAGGTTTACTTGTCAGTTTGTGAGTTCCTTTTCATTGTTGTGCCCCCCAAAACTTCGCACAGTGCCTAACATGTAATGTTTGATAATGTTCGTTGAATGACATAACGAACAACTAAAGTATATCCAACTCTGTCCTAGGCACTGGATacagagaaatggaaggagcCTTCCCGCAAGGAGCTTAGCATCTGTAGTGATTGGACCCCAATATTATAAGATCCATAATATCTATAATAGGAGGTTTAGAGAGcactgaggagagagaaaaatcaccTAGCCTGGGAAGTCTTCCAGAGGTAGTAATTTATGGATTGAGCATTAAAatatgaaaggttttttttttttttgccgaaCTAAGAATGCTCGGCAAAGAGAGACGTATGTGCTGAGGCGTAAGAGAGAATCGGCGTTGGGGGACTGTGAGCATTGACACTCTGCAGCGCCATTCTGAAGGGAAAACATGTTTTAGACCCGGGAGAGGGGAGGAGTCAGGCTGTCGTTCTTTTGCAGGTGTTCCAAGACTATTATTCCGGCAATTTGGCTTTTAATCAGTTTTATCACATGGCAGTGAAGATGTTATAGTCACCTTTGGTGAAAAATAAAGAGTAACTTATTTATAGTCTCCAGCAGCTGCCTTCTAAAAGTGGTCTGACTTGGCTTACAAAAAGGGACATGGTCACAGTAGAGTTGTTTGTGtagaaacaaaacccagaaacattTGGGCTAAGGATGAAGCTCAGCTGGTCAAGCGCTTGCCTTGCCCACATGAAGCTTTGGGTTCGATCCCTAGAACCCTCCCCCAaaactaggcatggtagcacgTGCTATAATACTAGCATaccttggaggcaggaggatcagaaaatTCAAAATCATACTTGACGACATAGCAagcccaaagccagcctggtgtacacggGAAGGGAACAATACCATTTCCCAAGGTGTCTTCCCCTGTACTCACTAATCGGCACTCAGGATGGCCCTCTGGAGGTGGGCAGAGAGTAGGATTTTCTGGCTGCAAGCCTGGCATTTGGGGATGTTCCTGATTCTAAGAATgtgggcctggcgtggtggcacacgcctttaattccagcacttaggaggcacagaCAAgcgatcactgtgagctcaaggccagcttgatccaCAAAGataacccagagaaaccctgtctcaaaaaaccaacaataaaaagaaaaagaaaaaaaaaaaaaagaatgtggataTTTTCGTCGTTTTCCAGTAGACGATGTGGGACTCCTTGACTCCCATCTCTTCAGGTTCCCATCTCCTCTCattttggggaggtggggggtgtgggggacaGTAAGCTCTTTTACCTTGATGTGCTTTGGTCTCACTGCTTCTTTGAACATCTTCACCTAAGCTTCTTTTTGTCTCTTGCCCtttttatagacacacacaccctcacatacacatacacacgcactcacatgcacacactcacatacacaaacacacacactcacacacacaaacatacacagactcacacacacatacacacacactcacatacacacactcacatacacacatacactcacacacactcacacactcacatacactcacacacacacatatactctctctcacacacacacacacacacacacacacacacacctttttttctttgtagtattTGAGATTGAACTCATGATTTTTGTGCTCACTAGTCAAAAGCCCAGCAACTGAGTCACAGCCTCAGCACTGTcaccccccctcctttttttttttttttaagaaaactattccttaggaaaacagaaaagcacaaaagaaGTCCTCCATGGCTCTCTAGCCAAAAGATACTCAGttaggtggggtttttttgttgttgttgtttggttggtttggtttggttggtttggtttttgtttttcattcttgtCATTTAATTTTGGAGGGAGCAGAGGCTATAGATGAGTAGTAACGTACATACTTAGCATACAAAAAGCCAtggattcaatccccagagtgcgcgcgcgcgcacacacacacacacacacacacacacacacacacacacacaggtgacatCAATTCAGGCCTTCAGGAAGTTGATAGGACCAGGACAAAGAACTGACAACCATTCCCCCCGAGTCTCCAACTGTTAGCGTTTTAACTGCATCCACGTCATCTAgcgatctctttctctctctccgaatatatttatgcatttatttcagAACCCATTAAGCACCAGTTGCAGACACCACACATTCTTATGTAAGCCTTCAATGCGTGTTTCTGAAAAGCAAGAAATTCTCTTACATAATAGATTTTTctatgcatttattatttatctatctataagaAATATGTTGCTTTGCTTGTTTATGTTAATAGTGGGTTgccttgtggggggggggcagggtggttATTCTCCTGCTAACAGATATGGTGCAGTGTGAGGCTACATCGGGTTGACTTTAAGCATAATGTACTTTAGGAGGGACAGTTCCTGTGGGCTCGTCCACCTCAGTGAATTAACTGTTCCCGCGCTCCTGCATGACAGGCTTG
This window harbors:
- the LOC127187579 gene encoding small nuclear ribonucleoprotein G-like, whose protein sequence is MDKKLSLNGGRHGQGILRGFDPFRNLVIDECVEMATSGQQSNIEMAVTRGNSSIMLEALERL